A single window of Mycolicibacterium aurum DNA harbors:
- a CDS encoding GcvT family protein — MPKVVVIGAGIVGTSLADELTARGWTDVTVVDRGPLFATGGSTSHAPGLVFQTNPSKTMTAFARYTVEKFSALEHPHGWAFNPVGGLEVATTPTRLADLHRKAGWAQSWGIEGRLLTPDECLALHPLIDRDRVLGGFHTPADGLAKALRAAEAQARRAEARGATLRPHTEVLGIVDNGRRVTGVRTTDGVIDADVVVCAAGFWGAQLARQVGLVLPLVPMAHQYARTGQIAELVGRNSDLAEAGLPILRHQDQDLYFREHVDRLGIGSYSHRPMPVDMSTLLSDTADEAMPSMLPFTDEDFAPAWRAAVDLIPALEDSKVEEAFNGIFSFTPDGMSIMGEHRELAGFWVAEAVWVTHSAGVARATAEWIIDGTPSIDTHECDLYRFEDVARSPRFIMQTSSQAFVEVYDVIHPHQYRTALRGLRTSPFHSRQTELGAYFFEGGGWERPAWFESNAALAQQLFDDGLAVPQRDEWASQFWSPISIAEARWTREHIAMYDMTPLTRYEVAGPGAAAFLQRMTTNNVDKSVGSVTYTLLLDDTGGVRSDLTVARLAPDTFQVGANSPMDFDWLTRHKPADVVMRDITGGTCCLGVWGPHARAVLAPLCPDDLSHEAFKYFRAIHTHLDAIPVTMMRVSYVGELGWEIYTSAEYGSALWDLVADAGAAYGIIPAGRIAFNSLRIEKAYRSWGTDMTAEHLPAAAGLEFAVRMAKECDFVGKAALEQAAAPTSVLRSIVFDDPDAAVLGKEPVSVDGVCVGYVTSAGYSATIGRTIAYAWLPAHIDVGRAVDVAYRGATHTATVHAEPVVDPEMTRIRR; from the coding sequence ATGCCCAAAGTCGTCGTGATCGGTGCCGGAATCGTCGGCACGTCGTTGGCCGACGAACTGACCGCGCGAGGCTGGACCGACGTCACCGTCGTCGACCGTGGGCCGCTGTTCGCCACCGGTGGCTCCACCTCGCACGCGCCCGGCCTGGTATTCCAGACCAACCCGTCCAAGACGATGACCGCCTTCGCCAGATACACCGTGGAAAAGTTCAGCGCGCTCGAGCATCCGCACGGGTGGGCGTTCAACCCGGTCGGCGGCCTTGAGGTCGCCACCACCCCGACGCGCCTGGCCGATCTGCACCGCAAGGCGGGCTGGGCGCAGTCATGGGGGATCGAGGGGCGTCTGCTCACCCCGGACGAATGCCTCGCACTGCACCCGTTGATCGATCGGGACCGCGTTCTCGGCGGCTTCCACACCCCGGCCGACGGCCTCGCCAAGGCGCTGCGCGCGGCCGAGGCCCAGGCGCGCCGCGCCGAGGCCAGGGGCGCCACCCTGCGCCCCCACACCGAGGTGCTGGGCATCGTCGACAACGGTCGCCGGGTCACCGGCGTACGCACCACCGACGGTGTCATCGACGCCGACGTCGTGGTGTGCGCCGCGGGGTTCTGGGGCGCCCAGCTGGCCCGGCAGGTGGGGCTCGTCCTGCCCTTGGTGCCGATGGCTCATCAGTACGCCCGCACCGGACAGATCGCCGAGCTCGTCGGGCGCAACAGCGATCTCGCCGAAGCCGGCCTGCCGATCCTGCGTCACCAGGATCAGGACCTCTACTTCCGCGAGCATGTGGACAGGCTGGGCATCGGCTCCTACAGCCACCGGCCGATGCCCGTCGACATGAGCACGCTGTTGTCCGACACCGCCGATGAGGCGATGCCGTCGATGCTGCCGTTCACCGACGAGGACTTCGCACCCGCGTGGCGGGCGGCCGTCGATCTGATTCCGGCGCTGGAGGATTCGAAGGTCGAAGAAGCTTTCAACGGCATCTTCTCGTTCACCCCCGACGGCATGTCGATCATGGGCGAGCATCGGGAGCTGGCGGGATTCTGGGTTGCCGAGGCTGTGTGGGTCACTCATTCGGCCGGGGTGGCCAGAGCCACCGCGGAGTGGATCATCGACGGCACCCCGTCGATCGACACCCACGAGTGCGACCTGTACCGCTTCGAAGACGTGGCGCGCAGCCCCAGGTTCATCATGCAGACCAGCTCGCAGGCCTTCGTCGAGGTCTACGACGTCATCCACCCGCATCAATACCGCACCGCGCTGCGGGGTCTGCGGACCAGCCCGTTCCATTCCCGTCAGACCGAGCTCGGCGCGTACTTCTTCGAAGGCGGCGGTTGGGAGCGGCCGGCCTGGTTCGAGTCCAATGCCGCACTGGCGCAACAGTTGTTCGACGACGGGCTGGCCGTTCCGCAGCGTGACGAGTGGGCGTCGCAGTTCTGGTCGCCGATCTCGATCGCCGAAGCGCGCTGGACCCGTGAGCACATCGCGATGTACGACATGACGCCGCTGACCCGCTACGAAGTGGCCGGTCCGGGGGCCGCCGCATTCCTGCAGCGCATGACGACCAACAACGTGGACAAGAGCGTCGGGTCGGTCACCTACACGCTGCTGCTCGACGACACCGGGGGAGTCCGCAGCGATCTCACGGTGGCACGACTGGCCCCCGACACCTTCCAGGTCGGTGCGAACTCGCCGATGGACTTCGACTGGCTCACCCGGCACAAACCCGCCGACGTGGTGATGCGCGATATCACCGGCGGCACCTGCTGCCTCGGGGTGTGGGGGCCGCACGCCCGCGCCGTCCTCGCACCGCTGTGCCCCGACGACCTGTCCCACGAGGCGTTCAAGTACTTCCGGGCGATCCACACCCATCTGGACGCCATCCCGGTCACGATGATGCGGGTTTCCTACGTCGGGGAGCTCGGCTGGGAGATCTACACCAGCGCCGAATACGGCTCCGCACTGTGGGATCTGGTCGCCGACGCCGGTGCCGCGTACGGGATCATCCCGGCAGGCCGGATCGCGTTCAACAGCCTGCGCATCGAAAAGGCCTACCGCAGCTGGGGCACGGACATGACGGCCGAGCATCTGCCCGCCGCAGCTGGTCTGGAATTCGCCGTGCGGATGGCCAAGGAATGCGACTTCGTCGGTAAAGCGGCCCTCGAGCAGGCCGCAGCGCCGACGTCGGTACTGCGCAGCATCGTGTTCGACGACCCCGACGCGGCCGTGCTCGGCAAGGAGCCGGTGTCCGTCGACGGCGTCTGCGTCGGCTACGTCACCAGCGCCGGTTACTCCGCCACCATCGGCCGCACCATCGCCTACGCCTGGTTGCCTGCACACATCGACGTCGGTCGTGCCGTCGACGTGGCCTACCGCGGCGCCACGCACACCGCGACGGTGCACGCCGAGCCGGTGGTCGATCCCGAGATGACCCGGATTCGGAGGTGA
- the prcA gene encoding proteasome subunit alpha, which translates to MSFPYFISPEQAMRERSELARKGIARGRSVVALAYADGVLFVAENPSRSLQKVSELYDRIGFAAVGRFNEFNNLRSGGIRFADTQGYAYSRRDVTGRQLANVYAQTLGTIFTEQAKPYEVELCVAEVAHFGETKAPELYRITYDGSIADEPHFVVMGGTTEPIASALNESYTENASLADAVSIAVGALSSGANGAEPRVLGPETLEVAILDANRPRRAFRRITGSALEALLPQADPSDSVESTDTSAVDS; encoded by the coding sequence GTGAGCTTCCCGTATTTCATCTCGCCTGAACAGGCGATGCGTGAGCGTTCCGAGCTCGCGCGCAAGGGCATCGCCCGTGGCCGCAGCGTGGTCGCGCTGGCGTACGCCGACGGCGTGCTGTTCGTGGCGGAGAATCCGTCGCGGTCACTGCAGAAGGTCAGTGAGCTCTACGACCGGATCGGCTTCGCCGCCGTGGGCCGGTTCAATGAGTTCAACAACCTGCGCAGCGGCGGCATCCGCTTCGCCGACACCCAGGGCTATGCGTACTCCCGCCGGGACGTCACCGGACGCCAGCTGGCGAACGTGTACGCGCAGACGCTCGGCACGATCTTCACCGAGCAGGCCAAGCCGTACGAGGTGGAACTCTGTGTGGCCGAGGTAGCGCATTTCGGCGAGACCAAGGCCCCCGAGCTGTACCGCATCACCTACGACGGGTCGATCGCCGACGAGCCGCATTTCGTGGTGATGGGTGGAACCACCGAGCCCATTGCCTCGGCGCTCAACGAGTCCTACACGGAGAACGCGAGTTTGGCCGACGCGGTGTCCATCGCGGTCGGGGCGCTCAGTTCGGGCGCCAACGGCGCCGAACCCCGTGTGCTCGGACCCGAGACGCTCGAGGTCGCCATCCTCGACGCCAACCGGCCTCGGCGGGCATTCCGCCGGATCACCGGTTCCGCGCTGGAAGCGCTGCTGCCGCAGGCTGATCCGAGTGACAGCGTCGAGTCGACGGATACCTCGGCGGTCGATTCTTAA
- the prcB gene encoding proteasome subunit beta, protein MTWPHREQSAFPSPVPGALNSLPHGLSHGGVNLSSFSDFLRHQAPHLLPGGTGTLPTDAVPHGTTIVALKYPGGVVMAGDRRATQGHMIASRDVQKVYITDDYTVTGIAGTAAIAVEFARLYAVELEHYEKLEGVALTFPGKVNRLATMVRGNLGAALQGFIALPLLAGYDLDDPNPDGAGRIVSFDAAGGHNLEEEGYQSVGSGSIFAKSSMKKLYHQVTDAESALRVAIEALYDAADDDSATGGPDVVRGIFPTAVIVGADGAEEVSQDRIAELAREVIQSRSRADTFGPDAHAPRGTDS, encoded by the coding sequence GTGACCTGGCCGCACCGCGAACAGTCGGCTTTTCCGTCCCCGGTACCCGGAGCGCTTAACTCTTTGCCACACGGCCTGTCACACGGCGGCGTGAACCTGTCGTCGTTCTCCGACTTCCTCCGCCACCAGGCGCCTCACCTGTTGCCCGGCGGCACCGGCACGCTGCCAACGGACGCGGTGCCGCACGGCACCACGATCGTGGCGCTCAAGTACCCGGGCGGTGTGGTGATGGCCGGTGATCGCCGCGCCACCCAGGGCCACATGATCGCCAGCCGGGATGTGCAGAAGGTCTACATCACCGACGACTACACGGTGACGGGTATTGCCGGGACAGCGGCGATCGCCGTGGAGTTCGCCCGGTTGTATGCGGTCGAACTTGAGCACTACGAGAAGCTCGAAGGCGTGGCGCTGACGTTCCCGGGCAAGGTGAACAGGCTGGCGACCATGGTGCGCGGCAATCTCGGGGCGGCCCTGCAGGGCTTCATTGCGCTGCCCCTGCTGGCCGGTTACGACCTCGATGATCCCAATCCGGACGGCGCCGGCCGCATCGTGAGCTTCGACGCCGCAGGCGGGCACAACCTCGAGGAAGAGGGCTACCAGTCGGTGGGTTCGGGGTCGATCTTCGCGAAGTCGTCGATGAAGAAGCTCTACCACCAGGTCACCGATGCCGAGTCGGCGTTGCGGGTGGCCATCGAGGCGCTCTACGACGCGGCGGACGACGACTCCGCCACCGGTGGGCCCGACGTGGTGCGCGGCATCTTCCCGACCGCGGTCATCGTGGGTGCCGACGGCGCCGAAGAGGTCAGCCAGGACCGTATTGCCGAGCTGGCCCGAGAAGTCATCCAGAGCCGTTCCCGCGCCGACACATTCGGCCCTGACGCGCATGCGCCGCGAGGTACAGATTCGTGA
- a CDS encoding ubiquitin-like protein Pup, which produces MAQEQTKRGGGGGDDDDLTGSTAAGQERREKLTDETDDLLDEIDDVLEENAEDFVRAYVQKGGQ; this is translated from the coding sequence ATGGCTCAGGAGCAGACCAAGCGTGGCGGCGGAGGCGGCGATGACGACGACCTCACCGGCAGCACGGCCGCCGGGCAGGAGCGCCGCGAGAAGCTGACGGACGAGACCGACGATCTCCTCGACGAGATCGATGACGTCCTGGAAGAGAACGCCGAGGACTTCGTGCGTGCATACGTCCAGAAGGGCGGCCAGTGA
- the dop gene encoding depupylase/deamidase Dop, with protein sequence MQRIIGTEVEYGISSPSDPTANPILTSTQAVLAYAAAAGLQRAKRTRWDYEVESPLRDARGFDLSRASGPPPIVDADEVGAANMILTNGARLYVDHAHPEYSAPECTDPMDAVIWDKAGERVMEAAARHVASVPGAAKLQLYKNNVDGKGASYGSHENYLMSRHTPFSAVISGLTPFFVSRQVITGSGRVGIGPSGDEPGFQLSQRADYIEVEVGLETTLKRGIINTRDEPHADADKYRRLHVIIGDANLAETSTYLKVGTASLVLDLIEEGPQIGIDLSDLALARPVHAVHVISRDPSLRATVALADGRELTGLALQRIYLDRVAKLVDSRDPDPRASHVIETWAHVLDLLERDPMECADLLDWPAKLRLLEGFRSRENLGWNAPRLHLVDLQYSDVRLDKGLYNRLVARGSMKRLVTEQQVLDAVDNPPTDTRAYFRGECLRRFGADIAAASWDSVIFDLGGDSLVRIPTLEPLRGSKAHVGALLDSVDSAAELVEQLTT encoded by the coding sequence ATGCAACGGATCATCGGAACGGAGGTCGAGTACGGCATTTCTTCGCCGTCCGACCCGACCGCGAATCCGATCTTGACCTCGACCCAGGCCGTGCTGGCGTATGCGGCGGCCGCAGGCCTTCAACGTGCCAAGCGCACCCGGTGGGACTACGAGGTGGAGTCGCCGCTGCGCGACGCCCGCGGATTCGATCTCAGCCGCGCGTCGGGGCCACCACCCATCGTCGACGCCGACGAGGTCGGTGCCGCCAACATGATCCTGACCAACGGGGCCCGCCTGTACGTCGACCACGCCCACCCCGAGTACTCGGCACCGGAATGCACCGACCCCATGGACGCGGTGATCTGGGACAAGGCCGGCGAGCGGGTGATGGAGGCCGCGGCCCGCCATGTCGCCAGCGTGCCTGGGGCGGCCAAGCTCCAGCTGTACAAGAACAACGTCGACGGCAAGGGCGCGTCGTACGGGTCCCACGAGAACTACCTGATGTCACGCCACACCCCGTTCTCGGCGGTCATCTCGGGGCTCACCCCGTTCTTCGTGTCACGACAGGTGATCACCGGATCCGGGCGCGTCGGCATCGGCCCGTCCGGTGATGAACCCGGATTCCAGCTGTCCCAGCGCGCCGACTACATCGAGGTCGAGGTCGGGCTGGAGACCACGCTCAAGCGCGGCATCATCAACACCCGCGACGAGCCGCACGCCGATGCGGACAAGTACCGGCGGCTGCACGTCATCATCGGCGACGCCAACCTCGCCGAGACATCGACCTACCTCAAGGTGGGGACCGCCTCGCTGGTCCTCGACCTGATCGAGGAAGGTCCCCAGATCGGGATCGACCTGTCCGACCTCGCGCTGGCGCGGCCGGTGCACGCCGTGCACGTCATCAGCCGTGATCCGTCGCTGCGTGCCACTGTCGCCCTGGCCGACGGCCGCGAGCTGACCGGGCTGGCCTTGCAACGGATCTATCTGGATCGGGTGGCCAAGCTCGTCGACAGCCGCGACCCCGACCCGCGCGCGTCCCACGTGATCGAGACGTGGGCGCATGTGCTCGATCTGCTCGAACGCGATCCGATGGAGTGCGCCGACCTGCTCGACTGGCCGGCGAAGCTCCGTCTGCTCGAGGGTTTCCGCAGTCGCGAGAACCTGGGCTGGAACGCGCCACGGTTGCACCTGGTCGACCTGCAGTACTCCGATGTGCGGCTCGACAAGGGCCTCTACAACCGGCTGGTCGCCCGCGGTTCGATGAAGCGTCTGGTCACCGAACAGCAGGTTCTCGACGCCGTGGACAACCCGCCCACCGACACCCGGGCGTACTTCCGGGGCGAGTGCCTACGGCGGTTCGGCGCCGACATCGCCGCCGCCAGCTGGGACTCGGTGATCTTCGACCTCGGTGGCGATTCGCTGGTGCGCATTCCGACGCTCGAGCCGCTGCGGGGCAGCAAGGCCCACGTCGGCGCATTGCTCGACTCCGTCGACAGCGCCGCCGAACTCGTTGAGCAACTGACGACCTGA
- a CDS encoding RrF2 family transcriptional regulator — translation MQLTRFTDLGLRAMMLLSAGESDGRRVTTGHIAVGAGASENHIAKAVSRLVGLGLVEARRGRVGGLTLTEAGRTASVGWLVRELEGDREVIDCHGASPCPLLAGCRLRHALARAREAFYAELDRYSVADLARSPALTLIQVAPPPAR, via the coding sequence GTGCAACTGACCCGCTTCACCGACCTCGGGCTGCGGGCGATGATGCTGCTGAGCGCAGGCGAGTCCGACGGACGCCGGGTCACCACCGGGCACATCGCGGTCGGGGCGGGTGCTTCCGAGAATCACATCGCCAAGGCGGTGTCCCGTCTGGTGGGGCTCGGACTGGTCGAGGCTCGCCGGGGCCGGGTCGGCGGATTGACGCTCACAGAGGCGGGCCGGACGGCGTCGGTCGGATGGCTGGTCCGCGAACTCGAAGGCGATCGCGAGGTGATCGACTGCCACGGCGCCAGCCCGTGCCCGTTGCTCGCAGGCTGCCGGCTGCGCCACGCGCTGGCGAGGGCCAGGGAGGCGTTCTACGCCGAGCTCGACCGGTACAGCGTCGCTGATCTGGCGCGCAGCCCGGCGCTCACGCTCATCCAGGTGGCACCTCCTCCGGCGCGCTGA
- the arc gene encoding proteasome ATPase — MSESERPEASEGTEAFGTSPESQLSGEDAAELESLRREAALLREQLENTVGPQSGLRSARDIHQLEARIDSLAARNAKLMDTLKEARQQLLALREEVDRLGQPPSGYGVLLSVQDDETVDVFTSGRKMRLTCSPNIDTKEMKKGQTVRLNEALTVVEVGHFESVGEISTLREILSDGHRALVVGHADEERIVWLAEPLVAAEHLPDHYDDDVLGDDRPRKLRPGDSLLVDTKAGYAFERIPKAEVEDLVLEEVPDVSYEDIGGLTRQIEQIRDAVELPFLHKDLYREYALRPPKGVLLYGPPGCGKTLIAKAVANSLAKKMAELRGEDSREAKSYFLNIKGPELLNKFVGETERHIRLIFQRAREKASEGTPVIVFFDEMDSIFRTRGTGVSSDVETTVVPQLLSEIDGVEGLENVIVIGASNREDMIDPAILRPGRLDVKIKIERPDAESAQDIFSKYLTEALPINEDDLSEFSGDRSLTIKAMIEKVVDRMYAEIDDNRFLEVTYANGDKEVMYFKDFNSGAMIQNVVDRAKKNAIKAVLESGQKGLRIQHLLDSIVDEFAENEDLPNTTNPDDWARISGKKGERIVYIRTLVTGKSSSASRAIDTESNLGQYL, encoded by the coding sequence ATGAGTGAGTCCGAGCGTCCCGAAGCCAGCGAAGGCACTGAAGCCTTCGGGACATCCCCCGAGAGCCAACTGTCCGGCGAAGATGCGGCAGAACTGGAAAGCCTGCGCCGAGAGGCGGCACTTCTGCGCGAGCAGCTGGAGAACACGGTAGGCCCTCAGAGCGGTCTGCGCAGTGCTCGTGACATTCACCAGCTCGAGGCGCGCATCGACTCGCTGGCCGCCAGGAACGCCAAGCTGATGGACACCCTCAAAGAAGCGCGTCAGCAGTTGCTGGCATTGCGCGAAGAGGTCGATCGACTGGGTCAGCCGCCCAGTGGCTACGGCGTCCTGCTCTCCGTGCAGGACGACGAGACCGTCGACGTGTTCACCTCGGGCCGCAAGATGCGGCTGACCTGCTCGCCCAACATCGACACCAAGGAGATGAAGAAGGGCCAGACGGTGCGCCTCAACGAGGCGTTGACCGTCGTCGAGGTCGGCCACTTCGAATCCGTGGGAGAGATCAGCACGCTGCGCGAGATTCTGTCCGACGGACACCGCGCCCTCGTCGTCGGTCACGCCGACGAAGAGCGCATCGTGTGGCTGGCCGAGCCGCTGGTCGCCGCCGAACATCTGCCCGATCACTACGACGACGACGTGCTCGGCGACGACCGCCCGCGCAAGTTGCGCCCCGGCGACTCGCTGCTGGTCGACACGAAGGCCGGCTATGCGTTCGAGCGGATCCCCAAGGCCGAGGTCGAGGATCTGGTCCTGGAAGAGGTTCCCGACGTCAGTTACGAGGACATCGGCGGCCTGACCCGACAGATCGAGCAGATCCGCGACGCGGTGGAGCTGCCGTTCCTGCACAAAGACCTGTACCGCGAGTACGCACTGCGCCCGCCCAAGGGTGTGTTGCTCTACGGCCCCCCCGGGTGCGGCAAGACGCTCATCGCCAAGGCGGTCGCCAACTCGCTGGCCAAGAAGATGGCCGAGCTGCGCGGCGAGGACTCCCGTGAGGCCAAGTCCTACTTCCTCAACATCAAGGGCCCCGAGCTGCTCAACAAGTTCGTCGGTGAGACCGAGCGGCACATCCGGCTGATCTTCCAGCGCGCGCGCGAGAAGGCGTCCGAGGGCACCCCGGTGATCGTGTTCTTCGACGAGATGGATTCCATCTTCCGCACCCGTGGTACCGGTGTCTCCTCCGACGTGGAGACCACGGTGGTCCCGCAGCTGCTCTCGGAGATCGACGGTGTGGAAGGTCTGGAGAACGTCATCGTCATCGGCGCCTCCAACCGTGAGGACATGATCGACCCGGCGATCCTGCGGCCCGGCCGCCTGGACGTCAAGATCAAGATCGAGCGGCCCGACGCCGAATCGGCCCAGGACATCTTCAGCAAGTACCTGACCGAAGCGTTGCCGATCAACGAGGACGATCTCTCCGAGTTCAGTGGCGACCGCAGTCTCACCATCAAGGCGATGATCGAGAAGGTCGTCGACCGGATGTACGCCGAGATCGACGACAACCGGTTCCTGGAGGTCACCTACGCCAACGGTGACAAGGAAGTCATGTACTTCAAGGACTTCAACTCCGGGGCGATGATCCAGAACGTCGTCGACCGTGCCAAGAAGAACGCGATCAAGGCCGTGCTCGAATCCGGGCAGAAGGGTCTGCGGATCCAGCACCTGCTGGATTCGATCGTCGACGAGTTCGCCGAGAACGAGGACCTGCCCAACACCACCAATCCCGACGACTGGGCCCGGATCTCGGGGAAGAAGGGCGAGCGGATCGTCTACATCCGCACGCTGGTCACCGGCAAGAGCTCGAGCGCCAGCAGGGCCATCGACACCGAGTCGAACCTGGGTCAGTACCTGTAG
- a CDS encoding DUF503 domain-containing protein, with translation MWIGWLEFDILLGDVRSLKQKRSAIRPVIAELARRFAVSAAETGSADLLRRAGVGVALVAGDRAHLIEVLDAAERLVAARPEFELLSARRGIHKSTDDD, from the coding sequence ATGTGGATCGGCTGGCTGGAATTCGACATCCTGCTCGGCGACGTGCGGTCACTGAAGCAGAAGCGATCGGCCATCCGTCCGGTGATCGCGGAGTTGGCACGCCGGTTCGCCGTCTCGGCCGCCGAGACAGGTTCTGCGGATCTGCTCCGCCGCGCCGGTGTCGGCGTCGCCCTGGTCGCGGGTGACCGCGCGCACCTGATCGAGGTGCTCGACGCCGCCGAGCGACTGGTCGCCGCCCGGCCCGAGTTCGAATTACTCTCGGCGCGCCGCGGCATCCACAAGAGCACCGACGACGATTAG
- a CDS encoding tRNA (adenine-N1)-methyltransferase: MRRTGPFAVGDRVQLTDAKGRRYTMLLKPGGEFHTHRGIISLDAVIGLPEGSVVKSTNGDSFLVLRPLLVDYVMSMPRGAQVVYPKDAAQIVHEGDIFPGARVLEAGAGSGALTCSLLRAVGPEGRVSSYEVREDHAEHAQRNVATFFGEQPPNWDLVISDVVDYDGPEVDRVVLDMLSPWDVLGAVGAALVPGGVLMIYVATVTQLSKTVEALREQQCWTEPRAWESMQRGWHVVGLAVRPEHTMRGHTAFLISARKLAPGAVAPVPLRKKNRTG, from the coding sequence GTGCGCAGAACCGGTCCGTTTGCCGTGGGTGACCGCGTGCAGCTCACCGACGCCAAGGGCAGGCGTTACACCATGCTGCTCAAGCCCGGCGGCGAGTTCCACACCCATCGCGGCATCATCTCCCTCGACGCGGTGATCGGGCTGCCCGAAGGCAGCGTGGTGAAGTCGACCAACGGCGACTCGTTCCTCGTGCTGCGGCCCCTGCTGGTCGACTACGTGATGTCGATGCCGCGCGGCGCCCAGGTCGTCTATCCCAAGGACGCGGCGCAGATCGTGCACGAGGGTGACATCTTCCCCGGGGCGCGGGTGCTGGAGGCCGGTGCCGGCTCCGGCGCGCTGACCTGCTCGCTGCTGCGGGCGGTCGGTCCGGAGGGCCGGGTGTCGTCCTACGAGGTGCGCGAGGATCACGCCGAACACGCTCAGCGCAACGTCGCCACGTTCTTCGGGGAGCAGCCGCCGAACTGGGACCTGGTGATCTCCGACGTGGTCGACTACGACGGGCCCGAGGTGGACCGCGTCGTGCTGGACATGCTGTCGCCGTGGGACGTGCTCGGCGCGGTCGGCGCAGCGCTGGTTCCGGGCGGGGTGCTGATGATCTACGTCGCGACCGTCACCCAATTGTCGAAGACCGTCGAGGCGCTCCGCGAACAGCAGTGCTGGACCGAGCCGCGGGCGTGGGAGAGCATGCAGCGCGGCTGGCACGTCGTCGGGCTCGCGGTGCGCCCCGAGCACACGATGCGCGGCCACACCGCGTTCCTGATCAGTGCGCGCAAACTGGCTCCCGGCGCGGTGGCGCCGGTCCCGTTGCGCAAGAAGAACCGAACCGGCTAA
- a CDS encoding RecB family exonuclease — MGEPTQRDEPDPPGPPARRPALSPSRASDFKQCPLLYRFRAIDRLPEPSSTAQVRGSVVHAALEQLYALPAADRVPEAAHALVAPAWEHMLAERPSLADDIDPALRAELLEQARTLLSGYYRLEDPTRFDPQSCEQRVEVELADGTLLRGFVDRIDVAPTGEVRVVDYKTGKAPPEARALAEFKAMFQMKFYAVALLRSRGVLPTRLRLVYLADRQVLDYSPDLGELERFEKTLMAMWRAIQSAGATGDFRPKPSRMCDWCAHHAHCPTFGGTPPPYPGWPEVLDEGDPDAVLQAEPAA, encoded by the coding sequence ATGGGTGAGCCGACGCAGCGAGACGAGCCGGACCCGCCGGGTCCGCCGGCGAGGCGCCCCGCGTTGTCGCCGTCGCGCGCCAGCGACTTCAAGCAGTGCCCGCTGCTGTACCGCTTCCGGGCCATCGACCGGCTGCCCGAGCCCTCGTCGACCGCGCAGGTTCGGGGATCGGTCGTGCATGCCGCGCTCGAACAGCTCTACGCCCTGCCCGCCGCGGACCGCGTGCCCGAGGCCGCGCACGCGCTCGTCGCGCCGGCCTGGGAACACATGCTCGCCGAGCGGCCCTCGCTGGCCGATGACATCGACCCGGCACTGCGGGCCGAGCTGCTCGAGCAGGCCCGTACCCTGCTGTCGGGGTACTACCGGCTTGAGGATCCCACCCGGTTCGACCCGCAGAGCTGCGAGCAGCGCGTCGAGGTGGAACTCGCCGACGGCACCCTGCTGCGTGGTTTCGTCGACCGCATCGATGTCGCACCCACCGGTGAAGTGCGGGTGGTCGACTACAAGACGGGCAAGGCCCCGCCGGAAGCCCGGGCGCTGGCCGAGTTCAAGGCCATGTTCCAGATGAAGTTCTATGCCGTTGCGCTGCTGCGCTCACGCGGTGTGCTGCCCACCCGGCTGCGGCTGGTGTACCTCGCCGACCGTCAGGTACTCGACTACAGCCCCGATCTCGGTGAGCTGGAACGGTTCGAGAAGACGCTGATGGCGATGTGGCGCGCCATCCAATCCGCAGGTGCCACAGGAGATTTCCGCCCCAAACCGTCCCGCATGTGTGACTGGTGCGCCCACCACGCGCACTGCCCCACCTTCGGTGGCACTCCCCCGCCCTACCCGGGCTGGCCGGAGGTGCTCGACGAGGGTGATCCCGACGCGGTGCTGCAGGCGGAGCCCGCGGCGTGA